The DNA window TATGATAATTTTGGCTTTACCAACTCCATTAGTACAATAATGCTCTTGTTCCTCATGTAagccattttctttttaatttgagCTTTCATTAAAATTGATGTATAAATATGTTAATGTGCATATATGTAACCACCTCTATTTTTctgaactgaccacacaggagcactttaaaatttaccattattatcattttttcatttgttgctctgtgtgGATTATtgtccccctttcaccctgttcttaaatggtcaggacccccaccagacccccatagagcaggtatgattttcaCAGTGCATCAAAAGACAGCACTGCACTATTCTCAACCGCAAACACTTCAACCACAATGCTTTCAGTGGACAAACCTGGCCTCACTCTCAAGATTCTGCCTGAATGCTTGCTCTCGGTAAATTTTCATTaaccatttcagggttgtggtgggttctGAGGACACCCAGGAATCAGTGGGCgtaaggtaggaacacaccctggagggggcaccagtccttcacagggcgacacacacacttacatattcactcacccactcacacctatggagacttttgagtcaccaatccaccaacctatgtgtgtttttggactgtgtgttttgaaatgtgcgttttgaacccacaacctccaggtccctccaggttgtatttttttgttttgtttagtttttccaGCTGTATCATTTTCTCGGACTGCTGGCTGCACTGCACCAATGGTTTCCAAAGGTACAGCACACTTCCACCTGGATCTGTAAGCTTTCCTAGAAAGTGCACAGGTACTGATGAAattaacacacaacacagacagaAGGCTAAATTCTTTGACATCTTCCCTTGACCAATTTTCTGGTTGCAGTCTTGCAGTCCTTTAATGGCATTTGGTACAAAGTGATAAGTATCCACTGGCAATGCTTGTATGTTTCAGGCACCAAATTCAaaatttgtctttattttcaaaaggtATTCAGTGAAACCACTGAAAATGTTTTcaataaataacatttctacaaaattcaaaataaaaaaaggccaCATTTTTTACCAGAAATGGCATATTTGATCATAAAATGAAAACGCTGCCTGAAGATTCAATAATTATTCCGTTTGGGTCTGAAGTCTCTTGTGTTACTTAGGTTCTGTTTTAGGGTATGATAGTTTTATCCcttttattttgtacacatgGATAAACACCGCTGtggttgtctgtctgtctgtctaccaTGTGCATCTACAAACAAGGGTCTGCCCATTAGATGCATACATTAGACAGTTGACACTAGCATGCCAGTTGATCCCCAGACAGCCACACAGAActcacaaaattaaaaatggtgATAATACTATCATTCAGgtatgaaaaaatgtaaatgtatataattccAGTCTACtgatgaaatgaatgaaaaaaatagatCCAAAAGTCCATGtgcatataaataaaacaggccCTAAAACAGAACCCTGAAGAACACAAGAGGCATGAAATCCTACAGAATACATATTGACTGTTTACAGAGAAAAtcctgtttttgtattttttatttttttttctgtttttcaggtcAGAATGAAAGAAGTTGAGAGAGCCCACCCTTTAGATACACACATTAGACAGTGGACAACTAAGTGTCCGTTAATCCCAAAAGAGCCACACCGATGTGAGTCCATGAGTATAAAAACCGAGTATGACCTGGTTGAGACCCCAAGCTACAGTTAAGGAGCTTCCACATCATACCTGTATACTGAAGAACATGGAGTCAGCAGCTTCTCTCTCCATTCTTGCTTTCCTGCTGCTTGGACTCTCGCAGGCTGTCCCTCTAATGGAGCCTCATCCAGTGGGAAGCATGGCAAACATTCTGACCATCAACAACGGTCAGGAAACCTATGCTTTTTCCTTTTGGTTATAACATGTTCCATCAGAAATATATTTTCCTAAtccattttccattttcatcTGAAGGATCCAGACAACTATTGGTGGAGGGAGACATACTCATACCAACAACAAGGAATGCTCTGGTCTGCCCCAGCAACACCTGCTTTTGGAAGAAGTCCTCGAATGGCTTAGTGCAGGTTCCCTACACAGTGAGCACTGATTTCTGTGAGTAAAAGACCATTCTtcacattaaattaatttgcaCATCTTTGTGGAATACAGAAGGGAATAGTCCACACACAAATATTGAAAAACAATACTGTGGTTATACAACAAAGAAGTTCCACTAATAATGTCACTGTATGTATCTAGGGATTTCCTAACACttgtctttaaatatttattgtcaATTCCTTGCTTGTTTAAAGCATCCTCGCACATGTCTGTGATTGCTGGAGCTATGGCGGTGTTCCACAGCAAAACCTGCATTCGCTTTGTTCCCAGAAGCACTGAAAGTGACTACCTCAGCATTCAAAGTGGAAATGGGTGAGTGTGGCCGAAGCATAGACTTTATTGATTACATTGTCCATAGCTGTGCTTCGGTGATGTGGACAACCTTCTCTGTTACTTCCCAGGTGCTATTCTTCAGTGGGCAAAACAGGTGGAATGCAGATGGTCTCTCTCAGCTTGAATGGCTGTGTGTACCATGGCATTGTGGAACACGAGCTGAACCACGCACTAGGATTCTACCATGAACATACCAGGAGTGACCGTGACAGCTATGTGGAGATCAACTGGCAGAACATCAACCCAGCAATGCAGTACAACTTCAACAAGGAGAACACCAACAACCTCAACACCCATTACGACTACTCATCCGTGATGCACTATCCGAGAACAGCTTTCTCCATCAATGGGCAGGACACCATCACTCCCATTCCTGATTCTTCCGTGCAGATTGGTCTGCAGATGGAACTGTCCGCCATCGACATCCAGAGGATCAACATTCTCTACAAATGCTGAATCGCTTTTAATAGCATAGAGTGTAACGTTGTATCGTCACATGTCATCTTCAGTCAAACGTGCTGTAATTGcataataaagaaaatcaaaGCATTTTAACTTGAATGtatcttgttttatttatattgaagTAATCTTAACAGAGGAAACTAATGTTGAACTGCaaataaacattactttaaTATATCCTCATATATGTTTCATTTagttttcaacattttatattttcctttgcataattagattttatttaaatgatcatTAAATGCATAGTACTTTCAAAACGAGTCATGCTTCAGCTTTGAAGCTTTGAGACTACACAGATCTgcacttaaaataaaacatggcaGTATTATGCGGCAAAAAAGCAgttcaaaaatgtttaattaaaacccAAGACAACAGTTATCAGtgtaaatgtgcaaaggtgagttGCGTGGGATTTTGTCAGCATCTAAATATGCAGGGGTAAGAGCTGCAGACAAAAAATCAGGAAACAAGTGGTATCCACTAGTGGCATTGCAGTTATGCTGCATTCAAGTGattttggaaactgagaaaaaaacaatttcCACACATGTTTATTGTATCCAAGAGGCAGACAAATCATATTCACCACTGGTAAACTGCATTCTGTATAATACATGAGTTTACGAGATGTGACGTAAATATCACAACCTTTTACCTCTTCCCCAAGAGAAAACGGCAAGTATTCATTTGAATTGTCTAATTATGTATGTTTTCTCTAGATAAAAGTCAAATATCAAGATTAGATTTGTTATTACTCAAAAAGCATTTAGttgatatttaataattaatcacTTTAGGAGAATAGTTATATGACAGTGAATAGTTATCCAATAATATTGCTTTTCTTAATGATAACTAGCACTGATTTACTTATGTTTaattgtatttgtgtattttttattgcTGTTTGGATACTTGTTGTATTTAATTTGTGCGATTacctttcgcccaatgattctgacttaccacaaccctgaactggattagcggttacagataatgaatcaattAATGAATTTGTGTGATTGTGACTGGAGTGTCGAGTGTACTTAGCACTGAGTGGTGGGGAAGTCTAGAGTTGCTTATTTAAGAACTAAGATTTATCATTAGGCCtagcttttatttattcatttattaaatatttttactgtgGTGACTATGAAGCTATGTTGAAGTTGCtttcattttttctgttttagaaGATTTATTCTTTTACAATGGTGATTATGCCACCCTCTTCTTTTATGAGTTACAGTTCCAGGACTCTGACAAACTGATGCTTGGAGCACTTGGACTGCATTTGGACtttttttataaagttttattttacttctcaattatgtgaagaacatttttaattgtGTCAAGTACCAACCTGACTCAGTTCATTACTGGCAATTCAGCTGCATCCCCAGGTATATGTATATAGGTATTAGACAGAGGGGAGGGTGTATACCCCCCACCTGTGTGACAACATCTGTGTGCTGTACTCTGAGAGAAAATTAATAGAAGCATTCAACAGAAAAAAGCTAGAAGTATGTAAAATTGATGGCTGATATGATGGTGACAGGCATATGTAAGACCAGTATATATAGATTT is part of the Hoplias malabaricus isolate fHopMal1 chromosome 4, fHopMal1.hap1, whole genome shotgun sequence genome and encodes:
- the LOC136694072 gene encoding hatching enzyme 1.2-like, with the protein product MESAASLSILAFLLLGLSQAVPLMEPHPVGSMANILTINNGSRQLLVEGDILIPTTRNALVCPSNTCFWKKSSNGLVQVPYTVSTDFSSSHMSVIAGAMAVFHSKTCIRFVPRSTESDYLSIQSGNGCYSSVGKTGGMQMVSLSLNGCVYHGIVEHELNHALGFYHEHTRSDRDSYVEINWQNINPAMQYNFNKENTNNLNTHYDYSSVMHYPRTAFSINGQDTITPIPDSSVQIGLQMELSAIDIQRINILYKC